The DNA sequence ATTGTCCAGTTTTCTCTTAATTTCTTAGGACATAATACCAGTATTCTATAATTTAATAACTCAAAGTATTTTATAACTGCTAATGCCTCAAACGTCTTCCCTAAACCTACACTATCAGCAAGGATACAACCGTTATAGGTCAATATTTTATTGATTACTCCTTTTACCCCATCTTTCTGGAAATCAAACAACATTGACCATATTTTAGTATCCAATAAATGCTGTTGTTGTAATAGTCGATCACCCTTTTCTTGGTTTAATAAATCTCTGAAGAAAAGATGATATAAAGTTTTATAATAAATGAAACTAGGGGGATTATCCTGATATAATTGTTGGAGATAATTAATAACCTCTTGTTTAACATCTTTTACTAACTCTGGGTTATTCCAAACCTCATCAAACCAGAACTTTAAATCTTGTCTATCTCTATCACTATCAACTACTAAATTTAATTCTATATTACTATTATTTTCTGCTAATCCTAATCCCTTAACAGTGAAATTAGAACTACCTAAAATAGCTGATTCTTTATTACCATTAATGATATGGTAGAGTTTACCGTGCAGTAAATTAGACTGTATAATAGAACGAATATTAACCTTTTCTTTTATCCATTGTTCACAGCGTTTAGCAATACTATTCTGCTGTAATTTAGTCTCTAATTTTATCTGGTCATCTTCTATTTTAAAGGACTGTAATTGAGCAGTATCATTAACAGACTTTATAAAGGTGGGTTCGCCAAAGAGAAAATTCAACTCCTTAATCTCTGATAATTCCTGTTCTAACTTCTCAAAGGCATAGATAGTAAAGTAAGCAGAGACAATCGACAGTAGAGAGCCAGAGTAAAGGTTACTGCGGAGAAAATCAGCTACTGAACCCCTATTATGGTTATCCCTTATTCCTGATGTTAATAAGTTAGGTTGCTTCATAGTGAATCTTTAGCATCGGGGTTATTATTAGAGGGTAGTTGTTTAACAGCTTCTTCCAGTTGTTCGGGAGTAGGTGAACCATGATTTAACCAGTCGTAGCTAAAAACATCTAACAGAGTTTTGGGGATATTATCAGTAGCAATGAAACCAACACCGGGTAAACCAGTATTTTGATTAACCACCAAAATTGTTAGGGGCGGTAAGTTATTCAGTAAACAATAAGACTGTATTGGTTCTAAACATTTACCGAGTCCAGAGATTGCCATACCTGTTAACTGATAAACCATCTTATAGGTGAGCATTTGACGGTTATGGGCAGATAAAGCAAGAATTGACCATATTTGAGCTGAACGTTCCGATATTTTCATTATTTATTTCTAATCTCCTCTGGAATATCAGTATCAATTAATTCTTGTAGGTTCTCAATGGCTTCATTTAAACAATTAATTTCTGAATTATATTTATTTTTTTTTTGTTTAATATAGCTTTCTTTCTTTTCTATCATTTGAGTAAGATATTCAAATATTTTGGTAATAAAATTTTGTATATTCACTTGATTTCTCCAACAACAATTAACCAATTCTTCTGTAGTAAGACTTTCTTCAAAACTTTTGGGGTTACTACTAGAATCTATTTGCCATTTCGCTTCTCCCTCATTATTCATTAGTAAAATGACATATAAATAATGATTTGATTCGGCTTGAAAATAGAATTTATGAGTTTTGGCAGTATCGTATTTTTTTATTAAATTAACAGTTAGTTCTAAGACTTTTGCTAACTTATCACAATAATCTTTCTTTAGAGCTTCTTGGTCTTCTGCAAAAAAACTATTGGTAAAGTTAATACAATTTTTTATTTTTTCTACATACGAGTTGAACATAATTAACCTCATTTAGTAATTTCTACGGGAACACCGCCATAAATGGTTCTACCGTTAACCTGACGGATATTGACATCGATAACAGAGTTGTTAGCATTAACAGGGGTAGCTAACTCAATCACAATCATCACCAAACTAATAGCAATGACTGTGAGAATGATTTTTAGATAGCGATCGCTTCTCATGGATTTTAGGATTAATGTTCTAATTATTTATCAGTGACGGATTGGCAATTTATGAAGTAGTCGATAAAATTGCTTAAGCTGATTTCTGTAATGACTCAATTCCTTTCCCTACCAGATAAGAGGCAAGATTAGCTGTGGTTCTTCCCTGAGATTTTGCTTCTTGCACAAGATTCTCATAAACTTTGTCTGACAGGGTAATATAAACTCTCTTACTCATAACTATTAACAATTCAGTAATATAAATGATTATACTTTGATTAGATTCTATTAATTACTGTTCGTTACTATTTGTTACAAGTAGAGAGAATAAACTAGCTATGGGAGGGAATGATAAACCTGCAACCAGTGAAACTTTGCTATTGTTATAAATATTTCTAAGTAAATGGTAGTTACTTTTTTTCATGATTATCTCCTAATAATTAGCTAAAAATTCTTCTGCTTTTAGTTTAAGTTTATCCCCCTCTAAAATTACTGCATCTATATAATCTTTTAGATTGATATAAGGTTGTCTCAAACTAATTTTTTCTGCTTGAATTGCCTTCCTTGTAGATTGTCTAATTTGACCAGCTAATCTCCTTTTCCCGAATAAATCTAATCCCACAGAAATTAAACTATCAGGGGTTGACTGAGATGCAGTTTGATTGATTTGTTTTATTTGTAAATTAACCTCTTTTTTTATTGCTTTTAATTGCTTTTGAATTAGGTTAATCTGCTTTATC is a window from the Cyanobacterium sp. Dongsha4 genome containing:
- a CDS encoding ribbon-helix-helix domain-containing protein, whose product is MSKRVYITLSDKVYENLVQEAKSQGRTTANLASYLVGKGIESLQKSA